The sequence below is a genomic window from Lolium perenne isolate Kyuss_39 chromosome 4, Kyuss_2.0, whole genome shotgun sequence.
TGTATTCTCAAATGGGACTGTCGCCATATCAAATGCTGTATTAACTAGGAACAACTAGATTATCTGCCCCTAGCCTCTTGATCAACTTTTGTAAGAAAAAAAAATCCACGGGTATGGAAATGTATCATGTTCCTATTCAATTCTAACTTCATGGTACCACACTAGGTCATCGACATTCATTTCAATGCAAGCAAAAGTAACAATTCAGATATAAGTATTGACTGGAAACAGTAGATCGTGGACTAATTATTTTATCAGTTGTATATATGAAGAATATTTGAAATTGCCTGTTATAAGAATAAAATACTTCCTCTGAAGCAAATCATGCAACTATTGATTCAATGTAATTATTTCAGGACATAAGAATAGCGCTCCAGTCAACTCAGAATTTTACAGTGGCTCGAAATTCCGATAATAAGGAAAGGAACCGCTACACTGATATCTTTCCATGTGAGCACTATTAACTTGTGAAGGCTGTCGTGTATATTCTGCAAGAGCACCATGTGGAATAAATTATCTGATGTAACTTGACCTGTTTTTTGTTTAGCTGATGAAACCAGGATAAGGCTACAGTCTTCAACAGGCAATGATTACATCAATGCAAGCCTTATAAAGGTAAAAACAGCATGTTCCCTGGTAATTAGTTTTTCTTTGCCATTTTCTCTCTTTCTAATCCTAATTAGGATTGTTGCATTTATAATCTGCAGCTTGATGGCAAAGATCAAACAAAGTTCATTTCTACTCAAGGACCGCTAGTCAAAACATTCGAAGATTTCTGGCAGATGGTCTTTGAGAACAGCTGTCCTGTAATTGTTATGCTCACCAAATTTGACAATGTTAAGGTGCGAATAACAAACACTCGTGACTTGCAGTTTAGTTCAGTTGACCTAATATCAAGTTTCTCTTGTCTTCCGTAGTTCTAGCACAACTTTACTCTACATGTTTGCCTACAGTGTTGGGTTATTTTATTATCACTTCGTTTTTCTGTTTATAATGTCATGTTTCTGTGGACAAGTCTATTTTTACTTTATATATTTGAAGGACGCTAAATGCTCAGTGATTGTTGCATCGCTATATGGATGTGGTTGCATGCACACCTCTCAGCTTGTCATATGTAATTCAGTTGTTCGGAACATGAAAACAAAATGGACATGATGAAAGCATGCATGCACATTGACACTTGTGAGGTCTCCATAGGGAAATTTTCAAAACTCAACTGGACAGGGAAACACCGTATCTATATTTTTTAGCATGCTACATATGCTTCCCTAGTTCTCCTACCTATGGACTTCAGAACATGGAATGCTGGCTTCTTAGAAACAAACAAGGGGTGTCTGTCCCTCTGGTATCTTTAAAGAGAAACCAAAACGTGGAGGACACGATCATCTTGACTCACGTCCAATGGGGCCTACTCGACTAGCTCGGAATACAAGGCCCAGTTTGAGGTCTCTATCCCCTGTTCCTTCAATCTGATTGTCTGGAAAGCGTGGGCCCTCCCAGGTGTCGGCTCTTTGCCTGGCTCGCTGTTCAAAACAGACTCTGGACGTCGGATCGCCTGGTGATCAGGGGATGGCCTCACCAGACCACTTGCCAGCTGCGCCACTGTCAGCCCGAGGCAGCGAGACACATTCTGTTTTGAGTGCTGCTATTCCAGGCGGATCTGGCAGGCTGCGGCCTTATGGCTCTCTTGCCCCTCTCTGGTGCAATGTTTGGGCTCGGGCCGGGAAACGGTGTTGCATTATTGGTCTACCATTGCTAAGGCGCTAACTTCATCTCCGAAGAGCCTTCTGTCGGCTATTGCACTTATCACTTGGGAAATCTGGAAGGAAAGAAATGCGAGGGTCTTCAACAATAAAGCTTATTTGGTGACAACCCTGATGGAAAAGATCAAGGACGAAGGCAAGGATTGGATTATGACGGGTGCTAATCGTCAGGCGGAAATAGTCGGCTAAGGCTCTTTTCCTCTTTGTTTGCTTTTCTTGATGGCTTAGGACACTGTATGTTTGCTCCTCCTTTATCAATATAAAAGGCAAAGCTTTTTCCCTTCGTttaaaaaataaaagagaaaccAAAACATGTAATCTGTCTTTTCCTCCTTCCTGAATAATGCACCCATGATTTCCCTAGGTAGAGAGATGAATTTCCCTCAAAAAAAGCTAGAGAGATGAATGGAGGGAGGGACAGATTTGGTTATTTTTCTGTACAATCATTTACCATTTTGTTGCCACTCCGGGGAGATGCATATTTCAGGTGATACATTGACATGTGAGTATGTGATTCCTAAAGGAATACTTGCATTGCAGCTTTGTTACCATGATGATTGTCTGGTATCATTAATCTTGTAAACAGTCACACAATTCAAAATTATTTCCTTCGGTAAAATTCTATCAAATATTATTTACGTTTAAATACTGGCAGTGTGATGAGTATCTTCCGTTGAGCAAGAGGCAAGAAAATTACGGAAGATTTAACGTTAAGATCACGAAGATCAGTGAAGGTGGCAAATTAACGTTGCGCAGTGTGGAGGTGAAACATAACGAGGTAAATGTGTAAAGCTAATATATATTTGTTGCTTTTCTGTCTTAACAAATTTTGAAGATATCTTGCACAATTATACAGGCGAGGGACTATTTTATTCTGTGCTTTTACTCTATTTTATTCCATTAATCTTGTTCACTGATGCATAGACTTAGTTCGTGTACCCTTAAAAGTATGTAATGCTTTTGTTAGAAGGAGCTTGGTGTATTTCACATTTGAGGAAAATTTCCTCTCATATAACCTCCTAAATATCTCATGAATGGTATCTTTCATCAGTATTATCACTGTTTTTCTTCCATTTTCTTATGACACTCATGCTTATAGTGGTAGTGAAGATTTCAGTTCAGTTTTTAAGGCATTGATTCATCAGTCTTATCACAAAGTGTCATCGCAGTGTGATGAATGAATTCCTCCTTTTACCACTACttgatgtactccctccgatccacaatAAGTGTCAGGGCTTTAGTTCAATTTACTCCCTCAGAATTTATAGCAACATGATAAATATTTTTTAGTACACGTTAGCTTATACCATTGGTGAATATTTATCATGTAGCTATAAATTCTGCTGATTCTGTATTTGCAACATATACTTATTTTCTTCCAAGTTTACTTTTCTTCTGGTTTTCCTGAACATAATCACGTAAGATATAGCTTGCAACTTACGATTCTTTATTTTGCAGTCACGTAAAGTGCATACTGTTCTCCATATCCAGCACTCTACATGGCCTGACCATGGCGTGCCAGATGACAGCAGTACTGTACGGAACATTCTAAAAAGATTATATCACATTCCGAGAGAGCACCCAATAGTTGCACATTGCAGGTTCGGTTCTTAATGCCATGATTTCCTTTTCACCCTTGCACACTCTAATCATTTGCATTCCTTTTTTCTGGTTTCTGCAGTGCAGGCATTGGGAGAACTGgtgcttacatcaccatccacaaTACAATAGAGAGGGTATTACTTGGTGATCAAACTGCTACAGATCTTGCTGCAACTGTCAGGGAGTTCAGATACCGGCGTCCTGGGATGGTCCAGACAGAGGTATGGTTTTTTTTTCTTATTTCTGTTTGTGAATCAGTTGCAAGATTCTCTCAAGAAACTCTCAAATCAAGTTGGAAAATTTTAGACAAATTGCCACACATTTGTTTACACTTCGACACAAGTGGCACACTTTGTATTATAACAAGTGGGCAGTGGCTTCTGACACCACAGGTCAATGATACAAGGTTGTGAGGTTTTGTCAAAGCCAAACTAAAAGGTGGCATTTTGTGAAATCCCTCCTCGAGTTGACAATAGTTTTCAGTTCAGTGGAAGCTTGCTCACCAAAGCCATCAAATTTTACGTTACCCACAGAAGAATGATTAGTATGTCCTGCACTAGAGTTGGTGTTATCTGCATTTAATTGCATGGTTTTGGTTAAAAACTGCACTTAAAATTTGGAATTTAGGTATTTAGCCTTTTAATGAGCCATGTTACCCAATTGATATATAGGTAGCGCATGTACAGGATAGATTGATGAAGTGTTGTAGGCATAATGTTATCCATTGCTTAAACAGTGTCCCAGAACACTGCAAAGCAGATCGCTGCTAGTAGCACTCCACCCTAAGAACATCCTGTGCTTTGCAGGATCAATACAAGTTCTGCTATGGTGCGATCGTGGCGGAGCTGAAAGAACTGATTAAAAAATCATAGCGCAAGACCATTTTCTGAGAGAAGTTTCATGCAGAAACATGCTCTTGCTTCCTCGATTTGCCATGCTTTAGCTGACAGCATTGATGCACGTCATGAAGGAAGACCGGAATTTGTATTTCAGTAGGAAGCTCTTTCCAACATTATTGTGATCAGTATTTTACCAATTTGATCATATCTCGCACCGATTTGCAAATGGCTGGCGCACACCCAGAATCACCATTGCTATGTATCCACTTGTATCACTTCCGTTGTTGAATGATTATATGTGTTGACGCCAGATGGTTGGCATGTCTACTGGTGCACCACCACCACCTAGTAGCTTGCATTGTTTGATGGCAGATGCATGAAACCCAAATTGTGCTGAATGATCTTTATATGTCTTTCCTTGTTAATTCTTGAATGCTGTGTCTGAAGCACAAAGCCCATATGAGAAACGCATGGCTGTACTATGTCGGTCAACTATACCCACAAATCCCTCCCTGCCATGTCGCACTCCTATTGCAGCTCTCACACCTGACCTCCTCCTTTCCACCTAAGCCGATGAAACGAATGGTCGATACCACTACTCAGTGTAGTGGAGAGTAGAGACCCATGCACGCTAGGCGCGCGGCCGTCTTCTCCGTTCTGCTCGCGCTCCCCATCGTGGCGCTGGTGCCGCGCGCGCCATCGTCCTGGTCCGTCTTCCGATCCCGGCCTCTCCTGAACGCCGGCGGCAAAGTTCGCGCCGGTGGCTGCGACTACTCCGACGGGGCATGGGTGCGGGACGCCGATGCCCCGATGGTTTACACGGAGGATTGCCCGTTCCTGGACCCTGGTTTCCAGTGCGCTCGCAACGGCCGGAGCAACTCGTCGTTCCAGCACTGGCGATGGCAGCCTCGCCGCTGCAACCTCCCTAAGTAGGTACCGCCGCGCGCCATTGCCATCTCCGGTTACAGAATTTTCTTCAGGATCGATCTTGTGTCGCATGCATCTTAATTTCAGTTACATGCGGCCAGTAGTCTCATGTCAAACGGTTACCCCAGAAGAAGTATTTCTGTAGGTTTAACGCGAGCGAGATGCTGGAGAGGAGCCGGAACGGGCGGATCGTGTTCGCGGGCGACTCGATCGGCCGCAACCAGTGGGAGTCCATGGTGTGCATgctcgccgccggcgccggcggctcgAGGATCTACGAGCAGTCCGGGAAGCCCATCGGCCGGCACAAGGGGTACCTCTCCATGGTCTTCGCGGACTACAACCTCTCCGTGGAGTACTACCGCGCGCCGATGCTCGTCAGGGTCGACCGCTTCCCGGCCCCTGCGAGCGACGATGGCGCGGTCGTCAGGGGAGCGGTCCGGCTGGACGCGCTGCCGCGGCACGCCGACCGCTGGGCCGGCGCCG
It includes:
- the LOC127347293 gene encoding protein-tyrosine-phosphatase PTP1, which produces MPSNSTMADIINGGGGSPPSRSRKSRPTLTRMTTMSLGKTMSTPTARLPERRWRSRGQPERGEEEDISGCVAEEESRLARPVTTATPTTPPASPSPPSPKRPRKTGPDLGPPAAATGNSQHRAGGGGCASASSVSRRHGTRPRPIPRERLVDLLDPAADPGPRALTRQELRHCKKALREFDKKLKKPLDISKEFRGLPDIRIALQSTQNFTVARNSDNKERNRYTDIFPSDETRIRLQSSTGNDYINASLIKLDGKDQTKFISTQGPLVKTFEDFWQMVFENSCPVIVMLTKFDNVKCDEYLPLSKRQENYGRFNVKITKISEGGKLTLRSVEVKHNESRKVHTVLHIQHSTWPDHGVPDDSSTVRNILKRLYHIPREHPIVAHCSAGIGRTGAYITIHNTIERVLLGDQTATDLAATVREFRYRRPGMVQTEDQYKFCYGAIVAELKELIKKS
- the LOC127294165 gene encoding protein trichome birefringence-like 8 isoform X1: MHARRAAVFSVLLALPIVALVPRAPSSWSVFRSRPLLNAGGKVRAGGCDYSDGAWVRDADAPMVYTEDCPFLDPGFQCARNGRSNSSFQHWRWQPRRCNLPKFNASEMLERSRNGRIVFAGDSIGRNQWESMVCMLAAGAGGSRIYEQSGKPIGRHKGYLSMVFADYNLSVEYYRAPMLVRVDRFPAPASDDGAVVRGAVRLDALPRHADRWAGADVLVLNTGHWWNEHKTIKAGNYFMVGKRFNVTTDIREAFRLSLQTVKRWELSNARRSKSYLFFRSYSPSHYSNGAWDTGGSCAAQQEPQTATGGDQFIEENSWMNAAISSTMRDVRRKGRNARFLNITHMTELRRDGHPSRHREPGTPPDAPEDCSHWCLPGVPDTWNQVLYAHLLSMGYATRTKH